The Desulfuromonas versatilis genome has a segment encoding these proteins:
- a CDS encoding GGDEF domain-containing response regulator, with protein sequence MATRILYMEDEPGLARLLKKRLERRGYQVDVATSGEDGLAMLAREGFDIVLVDYHMPGISGLEVIRRLRADQNPIPTIMVTGNGNEGVAVEAMKEGATDYLVKDVELSYLELLPLVIDQVLERTHLLREREQMLGTIRESEERYRKLVELTPDGIAVSVDDRLEFVNPAGTFLLGCSNARELLGRCLIDFVTKDGQSALQEHFRQLSRAKDSVPWVEGKLARADGSKVEVEISGLPFQFQGHRAVLTIFRDITDRKQAQARLEQMAHFDPLTGLPNRVLFFDRLGQAFLQAKRYRHHFALLFLDLDRFKQINDTQGHEIGDLVLKETARRLNELVRASDTVARMGGDEFTIILSRMHEPPNASLVAEKIIESLEKPFVLKGQEFSLSASVGIAVFPLHGESPEDLLRHSDMAMYQAKKAGRGTYQVFAPA encoded by the coding sequence ATGGCAACCCGCATTCTCTACATGGAAGACGAGCCTGGCCTGGCCAGGTTGCTGAAAAAACGGCTGGAACGTCGAGGCTACCAGGTCGATGTCGCCACCAGCGGCGAAGATGGCCTGGCGATGCTGGCCCGGGAGGGCTTCGACATTGTCCTGGTGGATTACCATATGCCCGGGATCAGCGGCCTGGAGGTGATCCGCCGGCTGCGAGCGGACCAGAACCCTATCCCGACCATTATGGTGACCGGCAACGGCAACGAGGGAGTCGCCGTCGAAGCGATGAAGGAGGGGGCCACCGACTATCTGGTCAAAGACGTGGAGCTCAGTTACCTGGAGCTGCTCCCCCTGGTCATCGACCAGGTCCTGGAGCGCACCCACCTGCTGCGGGAGCGCGAGCAGATGCTGGGCACCATCCGCGAAAGCGAAGAACGCTACCGCAAGCTGGTGGAGCTGACCCCCGACGGCATCGCCGTAAGCGTCGACGACCGCCTCGAATTCGTCAACCCGGCGGGGACCTTTCTGCTCGGCTGTTCCAATGCCCGGGAGCTGCTCGGCAGGTGCCTGATCGACTTCGTGACCAAGGATGGGCAAAGCGCCCTGCAGGAACATTTCCGCCAGCTCTCCCGGGCCAAGGACAGCGTCCCCTGGGTGGAGGGGAAACTGGCCAGGGCCGACGGCAGCAAGGTGGAAGTGGAGATCTCCGGCCTTCCGTTTCAGTTCCAGGGGCACCGTGCGGTGCTGACCATCTTCCGCGACATCACCGACCGCAAGCAGGCCCAGGCACGCTTGGAACAGATGGCCCATTTCGACCCCCTGACCGGTCTGCCCAACCGGGTGCTGTTCTTCGATCGCCTTGGCCAGGCATTCCTGCAGGCCAAGCGCTACAGGCACCATTTCGCCCTGCTGTTTCTGGATCTGGATCGCTTCAAGCAGATCAACGACACGCAGGGTCACGAAATCGGCGACCTGGTTCTCAAGGAAACCGCCCGTCGCCTCAACGAACTGGTGCGCGCCAGCGATACCGTGGCCCGGATGGGCGGGGACGAGTTCACCATCATCCTTTCGCGGATGCACGAACCGCCCAATGCAAGCCTGGTGGCCGAAAAGATCATCGAATCACTGGAAAAGCCGTTCGTCCTGAAGGGGCAGGAGTTTTCCCTGAGTGCCAGCGTGGGTATCGCGGTTTTTCCGCTGCACGGGGAATCCCCCGAGGACCTGCTGCGCCATTCCGACATGGCCATGTACCAGGCCAAAAAAGCCGGCAGGGGAACCTACCAGGTCTTCGCCCCGGCATGA
- a CDS encoding response regulator — MKETTPATILLVEDDPGHARLIEKNLRRAGVSNSIRHLDSGQKAVDALFGQQGEVGQPWTRPLLVLLDLNLPDLDGFQVLQRIKATERTRTIPVVILTTTDNPQEVARCYELGCNIFVTKPVDYARFCEAIRSLGLFLSVINLPPKSGPA; from the coding sequence ATGAAGGAAACCACGCCGGCCACTATCCTGCTGGTCGAGGACGATCCCGGCCATGCGCGGCTGATCGAAAAAAACCTGCGCCGCGCCGGAGTTTCCAACTCCATCCGGCACCTGGATAGCGGCCAGAAGGCTGTCGATGCTCTCTTCGGGCAGCAGGGCGAGGTCGGGCAACCCTGGACCCGGCCTTTGCTGGTGCTGCTCGATCTGAACCTGCCCGACCTCGACGGATTCCAGGTGCTGCAGCGGATCAAAGCCACCGAGCGCACCCGCACCATCCCGGTCGTCATCCTCACCACCACGGACAATCCGCAGGAGGTCGCCCGCTGTTACGAACTCGGCTGCAACATTTTTGTCACCAAACCCGTGGATTACGCCAGGTTCTGCGAAGCAATCCGCAGTCTCGGCCTTTTTCTATCGGTGATTAATCTGCCGCCGAAAAGCGGACCCGCTTGA
- a CDS encoding YqaA family protein has product MDEFIAQHGHLALFLLSFLAATLIPLGSEWLLATLLLNGGDALLAVSLATAGNTLGALTTYAVGLWGGTFLIERVLRIDASSRQRAERLYARFGSWSLLLSWLPVIGDPLCLAGGILRVAPLRFVLLAGSGKLARYAVLAMLVKNAGSFPG; this is encoded by the coding sequence ATGGATGAATTCATCGCCCAACACGGCCATCTCGCCCTGTTTCTGCTGAGCTTTCTTGCCGCGACCCTGATTCCCCTCGGTTCGGAATGGCTGCTCGCCACCCTGCTGCTCAACGGCGGCGATGCGCTGCTCGCGGTCTCGCTGGCCACCGCCGGCAACACCCTCGGGGCGCTGACCACCTACGCGGTGGGACTGTGGGGCGGAACCTTTCTCATCGAGCGGGTACTGCGCATCGATGCCAGCTCCCGGCAACGCGCCGAGCGCCTCTACGCCCGCTTCGGCAGCTGGTCGCTGCTGCTGAGCTGGTTGCCGGTGATCGGCGATCCGCTGTGCCTGGCCGGAGGGATCCTGCGGGTCGCCCCCCTGCGCTTCGTCCTGTTGGCCGGGTCGGGAAAACTGGCTCGCTACGCCGTTTTGGCAATGCTGGTAAAAAATGCTGGCAGCTTTCCGGGTTGA
- a CDS encoding DnaJ family domain-containing protein, translated as MDVFALIAERRILEAMQRGDFDNLALKGQPIARDECGEVPAELRMAYKVLKNAGMVPEEVAISRELVTLRNLVDCCQNVEERTELKKQLTEKALRFNLLMEKRGRSAAFEEYETRLAAKMGL; from the coding sequence ATGGATGTCTTTGCCCTGATCGCTGAGCGCAGGATTCTCGAGGCCATGCAGCGCGGCGACTTCGACAACCTGGCCCTCAAGGGCCAGCCGATCGCCCGGGACGAGTGCGGCGAGGTCCCCGCGGAGTTGCGCATGGCCTACAAGGTGCTGAAAAACGCCGGGATGGTCCCCGAAGAAGTGGCCATCAGCCGCGAATTGGTCACCCTGCGTAATCTCGTCGATTGCTGCCAGAATGTCGAGGAACGGACGGAGCTGAAGAAACAGCTCACCGAAAAAGCCCTGCGCTTCAACCTGCTGATGGAGAAGCGGGGCCGCAGCGCCGCCTTCGAGGAGTACGAAACCAGGCTGGCCGCCAAGATGGGGCTCTGA
- a CDS encoding UbiA-like polyprenyltransferase, producing the protein MTKAEFFEKTKTLLEMIKFSHTIFAFPFALMGVVLASLASGAPPSFGQVFWICVAMVGARSGAMGLNRIIDARIDARNPRTAERHIPAGKVSRLEAWLFVLGSFALLLFAAWMLNPLCFYLAPVALFFLALYSFCKRFTALAHVVLGICLAAAPIGAWIALRGDVSWQIIALGLAVLFWVAGFDIFYALQDLEFDREMGLHSIPAKLGVERSILLVRAFHGMMLFLLLLLLIGTGLGWIYFCGVLVVAGLLAYEHLLVKPDDLSKLDAAFFNMNGYISVTIFAFTLVDALL; encoded by the coding sequence ATGACCAAGGCCGAATTTTTCGAAAAGACCAAAACCCTGCTGGAGATGATCAAGTTCTCCCACACCATCTTCGCCTTCCCCTTTGCGCTGATGGGGGTGGTGCTGGCCTCGCTCGCCAGCGGGGCGCCGCCCAGCTTCGGGCAGGTCTTCTGGATCTGCGTGGCGATGGTCGGGGCCCGCTCGGGGGCCATGGGCCTGAACCGCATCATCGACGCGCGCATCGACGCGCGCAACCCCCGTACCGCCGAGCGTCACATCCCGGCGGGCAAGGTCTCGCGGCTCGAGGCCTGGCTGTTCGTGCTCGGCTCCTTCGCGCTGCTGCTCTTCGCCGCCTGGATGCTCAACCCCCTCTGCTTCTACCTGGCCCCGGTGGCGCTGTTTTTCCTGGCGCTCTATTCCTTCTGCAAGCGCTTCACGGCCCTGGCCCACGTGGTGCTGGGCATCTGCCTGGCCGCCGCTCCCATCGGCGCCTGGATCGCCCTGCGCGGCGACGTCAGCTGGCAGATCATCGCCCTGGGGTTGGCGGTGCTGTTCTGGGTGGCCGGCTTCGATATCTTCTACGCGCTGCAGGATTTGGAGTTCGACCGCGAAATGGGGCTGCATTCCATCCCCGCCAAGCTCGGCGTGGAACGCTCGATCCTGCTGGTGCGCGCTTTTCATGGTATGATGCTGTTTCTGCTGCTGCTGCTTTTGATCGGCACCGGCCTGGGCTGGATCTATTTCTGCGGGGTGCTGGTGGTGGCCGGCCTGCTTGCCTACGAGCACCTGCTGGTCAAGCCCGACGACCTCTCCAAGCTCGACGCGGCCTTTTTCAACATGAACGGCTACATCAGCGTGACCATCTTCGCCTTTACGCTGGTCGATGCGTTGCTCTAG
- a CDS encoding UbiX family flavin prenyltransferase yields MKQIVVAITGASGSIYGLRLVEELLKSQCRVALLLTRSGLEVLRYETGLEWEGSTSARKQLMRDYFGGSHRLDHYDADDLFAPVASGSSAPDAMVVVPCSMGTAGRIAAGIGSNLVERAADVALKERRELILVPRESPFNPIHLENLLKLSRAGAHILPAMPGFYHRPKTIDDLVDFVVGKILDSLQIKHSLFQRWGEG; encoded by the coding sequence ATGAAACAAATCGTCGTCGCCATAACCGGAGCCTCCGGGTCGATCTACGGCCTGCGCCTGGTCGAGGAGCTGCTCAAGTCCCAGTGCCGGGTGGCGCTGCTGCTGACCCGCTCGGGGCTCGAGGTGCTGCGCTACGAGACGGGGCTGGAGTGGGAAGGGTCCACCTCGGCGCGCAAGCAGCTGATGCGCGACTATTTCGGCGGCAGCCACAGGCTCGATCACTACGACGCCGATGACCTGTTCGCGCCGGTGGCCAGCGGCTCATCGGCTCCCGACGCCATGGTCGTCGTCCCCTGCTCCATGGGCACCGCCGGGCGCATCGCCGCCGGCATCGGCAGCAACCTGGTGGAGCGAGCGGCCGACGTGGCGCTCAAAGAGCGCCGCGAGCTGATCCTGGTGCCCCGCGAATCCCCCTTCAACCCGATTCATCTCGAGAACCTGCTGAAACTCTCCCGGGCCGGCGCCCATATTCTGCCGGCTATGCCGGGTTTCTACCATCGGCCGAAAACCATCGACGACCTGGTCGACTTCGTGGTCGGCAAGATCCTCGACAGCCTGCAGATCAAGCACTCCCTGTTCCAGCGTTGGGGCGAGGGGTAG
- the mqnE gene encoding aminofutalosine synthase MqnE: protein MIKLFENIRAKIENGARISDGEALELFESNDLLAIGELAARANRKKNGERVYFNVNRHINYTNICVNRCTFCAFSKTAEDEGCYTLALNDILAKAAEAAAAGATEIHMVGGLHPDLPFDFYLEMIAAIRADSPQLHIKAFTAVEIDYFARLTGQSIEQVIAELKEAGLGSMPGGGAEIFAEEVREQICPEKISGERWLEVTEKVHRAGLRTNATMLFGHLESHKDRIDHLGRLRRLQDRTGGFQTFIPLAFQPDNTRVPGARGVGGVDALKTLAISRIYLDNFRHVKAYWVMLGLKIAQVALAFGVNDLDGTVVEEKIGHDAGADSPQALAKEQIVELIRKSGRVPVERDTLYRELRVY from the coding sequence ATGATCAAACTGTTTGAAAACATTCGCGCCAAGATCGAAAATGGCGCCCGTATCTCCGATGGCGAGGCCCTGGAGCTGTTCGAATCCAACGACCTGCTGGCCATCGGCGAACTGGCGGCCCGGGCCAATCGCAAGAAAAACGGCGAGCGGGTCTACTTCAACGTCAACCGGCACATCAACTACACCAACATCTGTGTCAACCGCTGCACCTTCTGCGCCTTTTCCAAGACCGCCGAGGACGAGGGGTGCTACACCCTGGCGCTCAACGACATCCTGGCCAAGGCCGCCGAGGCGGCGGCCGCCGGCGCCACCGAGATCCACATGGTGGGCGGACTGCACCCCGATCTGCCCTTCGACTTCTACCTGGAGATGATCGCCGCCATCCGCGCCGACAGCCCGCAGCTGCACATCAAGGCCTTCACCGCGGTGGAGATCGACTACTTCGCCCGGCTCACCGGGCAGAGCATCGAGCAGGTCATCGCCGAGCTCAAGGAGGCCGGTCTTGGCTCCATGCCCGGCGGCGGTGCGGAGATCTTCGCCGAGGAGGTGCGCGAGCAGATCTGCCCCGAGAAGATCTCCGGCGAGCGCTGGCTCGAGGTCACCGAGAAGGTGCACCGCGCCGGGCTGCGCACCAACGCCACCATGCTCTTCGGGCACCTGGAGAGCCACAAGGACCGCATCGACCATCTCGGCCGGCTGCGCCGGCTGCAGGATCGCACCGGGGGCTTCCAGACCTTCATCCCGCTGGCCTTTCAGCCCGACAATACCCGGGTCCCCGGCGCCCGGGGGGTGGGTGGGGTCGACGCCCTCAAGACCCTGGCGATCAGCCGCATCTACCTCGACAACTTCCGCCACGTCAAGGCCTACTGGGTGATGCTCGGGCTGAAGATCGCCCAGGTGGCCCTGGCCTTCGGCGTCAACGACCTCGACGGCACGGTGGTCGAGGAGAAGATCGGCCACGACGCCGGCGCCGATTCGCCCCAGGCGCTGGCCAAGGAGCAGATCGTCGAGCTGATCCGCAAATCGGGGCGGGTGCCGGTGGAGCGCGACACGCTGTACCGGGAACTGCGGGTTTATTGA
- the mqnC gene encoding cyclic dehypoxanthinyl futalosine synthase has product MLEQIKKKLAKGNAINREQALYLLTRADLLEVGKLADGLRRAKHPHNRVTFVVDRNVNYTNVCQSECRFCAFYRRADAADAYLLDYQAIFAKIQELVDHGGTQLLMQGGLHPELKIDWFEELFRQLKQRFPGVRVHSLSPAEVIHIAKLSGLSMEECLGRLQSAGLDSVPGGGAEVLVDEVRQEISPNKIGWRDWAAVMEAAHGLGMRTTATMMFGSKEKPADIVEHLFRIREIQARTGGFTAFIPWTFQPANTELGGETASGVEYLKVLALSRIVLDNVENIQASWVTQGARMAQVALFFGANDLGGTMLEENVVAAAGVSFRLSQEEIVEMAREAGFIPAKRSTTYDIITTY; this is encoded by the coding sequence ATGCTTGAACAGATTAAGAAGAAACTTGCCAAGGGCAATGCCATCAACCGGGAGCAGGCCCTTTACCTGCTGACCCGGGCCGACCTGCTCGAGGTGGGGAAGCTGGCCGACGGCCTTCGCCGGGCCAAGCACCCCCACAACCGGGTGACCTTCGTCGTCGACCGCAACGTCAACTACACCAACGTCTGCCAGTCCGAGTGCCGCTTCTGCGCCTTCTACCGCAGAGCCGACGCCGCCGACGCCTACCTGCTCGATTACCAGGCGATTTTCGCCAAGATCCAGGAGCTGGTCGATCACGGCGGCACCCAGCTGCTGATGCAGGGGGGGCTGCACCCCGAGCTGAAGATCGACTGGTTCGAGGAGCTGTTCCGGCAGCTCAAGCAGCGCTTTCCCGGCGTGCGGGTCCACTCCCTCTCGCCCGCCGAGGTGATCCACATTGCCAAGCTCTCAGGGCTCTCCATGGAAGAGTGCCTGGGGCGGCTGCAGAGCGCCGGGCTCGACTCGGTCCCCGGCGGCGGGGCCGAGGTGCTGGTGGACGAAGTGCGCCAGGAGATCTCGCCCAACAAGATCGGCTGGCGCGACTGGGCCGCGGTCATGGAGGCCGCCCACGGCCTGGGGATGCGCACCACCGCCACCATGATGTTCGGCTCGAAGGAAAAGCCGGCGGACATCGTCGAGCACCTGTTTCGCATCCGCGAGATCCAGGCCCGCACCGGCGGCTTCACCGCCTTCATCCCCTGGACCTTTCAGCCGGCCAACACCGAACTGGGCGGCGAAACCGCCAGCGGCGTCGAGTACCTGAAGGTGCTGGCCCTCTCGCGCATCGTGCTCGACAACGTCGAGAACATCCAGGCGAGCTGGGTCACCCAAGGGGCGCGCATGGCCCAGGTGGCGCTGTTTTTCGGCGCCAACGACCTGGGCGGCACCATGCTCGAGGAGAACGTGGTCGCCGCCGCCGGGGTCTCCTTCCGGCTGTCGCAGGAAGAGATCGTCGAGATGGCCCGCGAGGCCGGGTTCATCCCCGCCAAGCGCAGCACCACCTATGATATAATTACCACTTATTAG
- the hisC gene encoding histidinol-phosphate transaminase: MIPLRKNIALMAGYVPGFQPKDEKAWIKLNTNENPYPPSPKVIEAILAEVGEGLRKYPDPASQAGREEAARLYGFDPEWLIMANGSDELLNNLIRAFAGEGEEIAYVHPSYSYYSTLAEIQGARVHTFRLTQDWRLADFPECYQGKLFFLTNPNAPLGFTYPLDFIEELAGRVEGMLVVDEAYADFADENALELVRKYQNVIVTRTFSKSYSLAGMRLGLAVARPEVIAALDKIRDHYNLDRLAQAAAVAALRDQDYFRECVRKIRETREWFSGELRVLDYGVIPSSGNYVFASPPDRDGKRVYDALYQRRILVRYFSDPTLAHGLRITIGTREEMEKLVAALAEIG, from the coding sequence ATGATCCCCCTGCGCAAGAACATCGCCCTGATGGCCGGCTATGTCCCGGGCTTTCAGCCCAAGGACGAAAAGGCCTGGATCAAGCTCAACACCAACGAAAATCCCTACCCGCCGTCGCCGAAGGTGATCGAGGCGATTCTGGCCGAGGTGGGCGAGGGGCTGCGCAAGTATCCCGACCCGGCCAGCCAGGCCGGCCGCGAGGAGGCGGCGCGGCTCTACGGCTTCGATCCCGAGTGGCTGATCATGGCCAACGGCTCGGACGAGCTGCTCAACAACCTGATCCGCGCCTTCGCCGGGGAAGGCGAAGAGATCGCCTACGTGCACCCGTCCTACTCCTACTATTCGACGTTGGCCGAAATCCAGGGGGCCAGGGTGCACACCTTCCGGCTGACCCAGGACTGGCGGCTGGCCGATTTTCCCGAGTGTTACCAAGGCAAGCTGTTCTTCCTCACCAACCCCAACGCGCCCCTCGGTTTCACCTACCCCCTGGACTTTATCGAGGAGCTGGCCGGGCGGGTCGAGGGGATGCTGGTGGTGGACGAGGCCTATGCTGATTTTGCCGATGAGAACGCCCTGGAACTGGTGCGCAAATACCAAAACGTCATCGTCACCCGCACCTTCTCCAAGAGCTATTCGCTGGCCGGCATGCGCCTGGGGCTGGCGGTGGCGCGCCCCGAGGTGATCGCCGCGCTGGACAAGATCCGCGACCACTACAACCTCGACCGGCTGGCCCAGGCCGCGGCGGTGGCCGCCCTGCGCGACCAGGACTATTTCCGCGAGTGCGTGCGCAAGATCCGCGAAACCCGTGAATGGTTCAGCGGCGAGCTGCGGGTGCTCGACTACGGGGTGATCCCTTCGAGCGGCAACTACGTCTTCGCCTCGCCCCCCGACCGCGACGGCAAGCGGGTCTACGACGCTCTCTACCAGCGGCGCATCCTGGTGCGCTACTTCTCCGACCCGACCCTCGCCCACGGCCTGCGCATCACCATCGGCACCCGCGAGGAGATGGAGAAGCTGGTGGCGGCGCTGGCGGAAATCGGTTGA